In Oreochromis niloticus isolate F11D_XX linkage group LG18, O_niloticus_UMD_NMBU, whole genome shotgun sequence, one genomic interval encodes:
- the sppl2 gene encoding signal peptide peptidase-like 2, with product MRVPETLIWAAFLIQKVVGEYGMAHFSDKGKSEGKDYCIFFNSQWARLPQDLNKASRLQIYDLTTSVLCSPSEVPEGGFPNRIPMVMRGNCTFYEKVRLAQINGAKGLLIVSKDRLTPPAGNKTQYEEIDIPVALLSYSDMLDISKTFGKGQLVAMYAPNEPVLDYNMVIIFLMAVGTVAIGGYWAGSRDSKKRYMKHKRDDSAEKQEEETVDVTPIMICVFVVMCCNMLVLLYFFYDHLAIWVIRIFCLASSVGLYSCLWPFVRRLPFCKCRIPENNLPYLHKRPQIRMLLLAALCIGVSIIWMVFRNEDQWAWVLQDALGIAFCLYMLKTVRLPTFKACTLLMTVLFVYDVFFVFITPSFTKSGQSIMVEVAAGPSDSSTHEKLPMVLKVPRLNSSPLALCDRPFSLLGFGDILVPGLLVVYCHRFDILTQSYRIYFMACTVAYGIGLLITFVALAVMQMGQPALLYLVPCTLLTSLSIALWRRELPQFWTGSGFVPAIVLAPINCTQTAAPPTKEPSAKPEPPTAEEQARQSEDSPQDPPQETPPVESNEEEKKPN from the exons ATGAGGGTCCCCGAAACACTGATTTGGGCCGCTTTTCTCATCCAGAAG GTGGTGGGAGAGTATGGCATGGCCCATTTCAGTGACAAGGGCAAGAGCGAAGGAAAGGATTACTGCATATTCTTCAACTCCCAGTGGGCACGTTTACCTCAGGATCTCAATAAGGCG TCGCGTCTCCAGATCTATGACTTGACAACATCGGTCCTGTGCTCTCCCTCTGAGGTCCCAGAGGGAGGCTTCCCGAACCGCATCCCCATGGTGATGAGGGGGAACTGCACTTTCTATGAAAAAGTTCGCCTGGCCCAGATTAATGGTGCCAAGGGCCTGCTCATCGTCAGCAAGGACAGACTG ACACCACCAGCAGGAAACAAGACTCAGTATGAAGAGATTGACATTCCTGTGGCACTGCTCAGCTACTCTGATATGTTGGATATAAGCAAG ACCTTTGGTAAAGGACAGCTGGTTGCCATGTACGCACCCAACGAGCCAGTGTTAGACTATAACATGGTGATCATCTTCTTGATGGCAGTAGGAACGGTGGCTATTGGGGGCTACTGGGCCGGCAGCAGAGACAGCAAGAA ACGGTACATGAAGCACAAGCGGGACGACAGTGCCGAGAAGCAAGAGGAGGAGACCGTAGACGTAACCCCGATCatgatttgtgtgtttgtcgtCATGTGCTGCAACATGCTGGTGCTACTCTACTTTTTCTACGACCACCTGG CTATTTGGGTCATCAGGATCTTCTGTTTGGCCTCCTCTGTTGGCCTGTACAGCTGCCTGTGGCCGTTCGTCAGGAGACTTCCTTTCTGCAAGTGCAG GATCCCGGAGAACAACCTGCCGTACCTGCACAAGCGGCCGCAGATCCGCATGCTGCTGCTGGCGGCCCTCTGCATCGGTGTCAGCATCATCTGGATGGTGTTTCGCAACGAAGATCA GTGGGCGTGGGTGTTACAGGACGCCCTGGGGATCGCCTTCTGTCTCTACATGCTCAAAACAGTCAGGCTGCCCACATTTAAG GCTTGCACTTTACTAATGACGGTCCTGTTCGTCTATGATGTTTTCTTCGTATTTATTACACCTTCCTTCACAAAG AGTGGGCAAAGTATAATGGTGGAGGTAGCGGCTGGTCCCTCTGACTCCTCCACACATGAAAAG CTTCCCATGGTGCTTAAAGTGCCACGTTTAAACTCCTCCCCCCTGGCTCTTTGTGACCGCCCCTTCTCCCTGCTTGGCTTTGGAGATATCTTAGTACCAG GTCTGCTGGTTGTGTACTGTCACAGATttgacattttaacacaatcGTACAGGATCTACTTCATGGCCTGTACAGTCG CTTACGGCATCGGCCTGCTGATAACCTTTGTGGCGCTGGCTGTGATGCAGATGGGTCAGCCGGCGTTACTCTACCTGGTGCCTTGCACTCTGCTCACCAGCCTCAGTATAGCGCTGTGGCGCAGGGAGTTGCCCCAATTCTGGACTGGAAGTGGATTTGTG CCTGCCATAGTGCTCGCACCGATCAACTGCACACAAACCGCCGCGCCGCCGACCAAGGAGCCCTCAGCTAAACCAGAGCCACCGACCGCAGAGGAGCAAGCCAGGCAGAGCGAAGACTCCCCCCAGGACCCGCCTCAGGAAACTCCCCCGGTGGAGAGcaatgaagaggaaaaaaaacccaactga